Genomic DNA from Vreelandella subglaciescola:
ATGATCAAATCAAGGTTGCGCAAACCCACGTCAAAGTCGATAACCACGGTCTTTTTACCGCGCAGCGCAAGGCCGGTAGAAATGGCAGCCGCACTGGTGGTTTTACCGACCCCCCCTTTGCCTGACGTTACTACGATGATTTTGGCCAAGATTGACATCCTTTAGTAAAGCGATAGTCCGCTAGCTAAGCGTGTGCATTTTTCGCGTTAGCTTAGCGGCTTTATCTCAAGCTGTTGTTGATAAAAGTGCACTTCCACCGGCTCGCCCAACAGCTGTGGGTCAAGGTCTTCCAAACGCTTATAATTGCCTGCCACGGATAACAGCTCCGCATTTAATTCGCGACAGTAAATACCGGCGTCAAGATTGCCATGCATCCCCGCTAGTGCGCGTCCGCGTAGTGCGCCATATACATGAATATTTCCCGCTGCCAGCACTTCCGCCCCGGCGTTTACCGCACCGACGACGACCAGGTCACCCTCGGCGGCGCTTATTTGCTGGCCGGAACGCACCGTGCCGCGATACAGCCGCGTTTGCGTCACGCTCGCGAGCGCCGCGTCGGGCGGCTCGGGCACTTGAGCCTCGGCATCAGCCGGCGCCGTCGCGGGCGTTTTTTCCACGCTTGCCAAGCGCCGCGCGCGCTGCTCTTCTACCGGCGCAAACCAGCCAAGCCCCAGTGCCCAGGCCGACTGACGCACCGGGTCTGCCCCGCCGCGCACGGCCACCGGCAACAGCTTGTGATCACGGCACACCGCACAGATACGCTCAAGCGCCAGATGCGGCTCGTCGAGCTTTTCCACGCTCAGCACAACCGGTGTATGCTGGAAAAATGCGGGCGACTGGGTAAGCTTGTTATCCAACTGCTGGCGAATGCGTTCCGGGTCGGCACTGCCAAGCTCCATCACGGTCATGGGCAGCATGCCGCCTTTAAAAGTAAAGGCCTCTTCGGCACTATCCACGTTGAGACTCATGGCCGAAACTCCATGTCTGGATCGATAAGCCCGCCTTATTCATCAGGACGCCGAACGAGCGTTTTACGTCCCGTGGTGACCGGGACCGACCGGCTTTTATGTCATACGGTCGCTGAGTAGCCGATTAGCACATAGCTTTATCGTATCAATGCCGTGATATTTATAACTGAAGTTCATTGGTTTCGAGTGACGGCGCAGCCGTGGTCGTCGGCCTCCATAGTGGCCGTTTTGTCTGCTGGAAAAGGCTGAGTAATGCGACGTGTCAGGTCAATGCCGTCAGCCGCGGCAACCCTTTCAGTAAAGATGGCCACCATTTATCGGCGGCATCGCCGAGGTGCACGGTGATGCGCCGGGCGTGCACTGTCAGCGTGGCGGCCACCTTAAGCACCTGCTCGCGCATCCGCTTCAGGCTCCAGCCCTGCCGGGTCTGTCGTTCCAACAGGCAACGCAGCCCGTGTAGCACCTGATAAGCGCAGAGAGTCAGCAGCAGGTTTACCTCGTTGCGGGCCATGACGTCCTGGACGGTGGAGACACCGCGATCAGTCGAGGAGAGATGCAGGTCGAGCGCCGACTTCACCTCGCCCATGTGGGCTTCGGCGCTGCCGCGCTTGCGATAAAGCGCCAGGACCTTTTCCGGCGGCCAGTTGAACTTGCCGAGGTTGGTGACCAAAAAGAAGGCATGCAGCAGCAGATCATCGGGCCGCTCTTGTACCACCAGCACCACGCGCCGCGGCGCCGGCCAGGTACCGGCTTGGTACGCCAGGTCATGGCACCATTCCCGAGGTTGCTCGGGGGGCCGGCCGCGTGGCCGCTTCAGATGTGGCGCTGCCAGTGTCTGCAGGCCCGTATGACTGCGCAACCGGCCCAGATACTCGATGTCGCGATCTTCCAGCGCCTCAAGCGTGTCGTTGTCGGTGAAACCCGCGTCGATGCGTACCTTGACCTTGGCCCCGGTGCTCTCGTTGAGTCGCCGCACCAGATGTGGGATCCAGGTATCGGCATTCTCGGCTGGGCCGGCGTTACCTTCACGCAGCAGACCGCCCACCATGTCGCCGGTCTCTGCCAGCGAGGCCACCAAAGGCGAGTAGATTCTGGCCCCGTAAAGTCCATGAAACGCCGAACCGCCCTGGTGGCCGTGGACGTCGATCGGCAAGCCGTCGATGTCCAGCGTCAGATGCTCGGGGCGTTCGCCGCCGTCCAGCGAGGTCAGTCGCCAGACCGCCAGCCGCAGCAGGCCCTCATGCACGGTATCGATATTGTCGTCGCGGCCCAGGCACGTCAGCAGCCGCGACAGCGTCGCTTGAGATGGCCGGTCCTGAGCCAACGGCGTTGTCCCGCGGGCATCACTGCAGGCTAGCTGCCAGAGCGGGTCACGGCGGAGCGTGTCGGTATCGCTGAGGTCGATCCAGCCCATCGAACGCTGCAGCACCAGGGTACGCAGCTGGCTGGCTAACGAGTGGCGGACGCGATCCGGGTCGCGATGATCGACCAGATGGTCGTCCAGCGCATCGATCATGCCGCTGTTGTCGAGGGCTTCACGCAACAGCAAAGCACCGCTGTCGCTGGTGGTGCGATGGCCGCTGAGCTCGACGCGGATGGACCCGTTGCATGACGGGGTCCAGGGGGATAGGCTTTCACCCATGGCGAGTGGTCCTCTTGAGTCAAGTTCGGTTAGGAACATATTGATTCTACAAGAGAAACTGCTCGCCATCTTCTTTTCTGTCTCAGCCCGGTGAATAAGGCGGGATAAGGTGAACGGTAGCGCATCCGTATGCGCCGAGGCGAAGGGACGACATTCTCCGCAACGCCGACCATGTTACCGCAAAGCTAAGCGTCAGCAACTGCAACCACCAACTGCCGATGGCTTATTTTTTTCACGTTCGGCCTTTTTCGCAGGATGATACATGCAAGGATTGTTACGTCGCCTGTTTGCCCCTCGCTGGCAGCACCCGCGCGCCGAAATACGCCGCCAGGCACTGGACCAACTCGACCCGGCCAGAGCCGATCAGCGCCGCGCCCTTGAAGCCCTCACCCATGACCGCGAGGCCGACATTCGCCTTGCCGCGCTAAGCGCGCTGGATGACCTCAATGGATTGGTGGCCGCCCTTCCCGAACAGCGCGATAATACTGCCTGGCGACACACGCTTACCCGGCGGCTCAGCGGCCGCGACGGGCATAGCGATCTCGCCACACGCCAGGCGCTGCTGGCCGATATTGACGATACGCCGCTGCTCAGAAGCGTCGCACTGGAAGGCGATAATCTGGATTTGCGTCTTGCCGCCCTCGCCCGCCTTGAGCACGAAAACGACCTTATCTATCAGGCCTGCCACAACCGCGTGGCTGCGGTGCGCCGGGCGGCTGCCGAACGGGTCTCAAGCGAAGCCGGCCTGAAGCAGCTGCTGAAAGAATCGCGCCGCGACCGTCAGGTCACGCGCCTTGCCCGCGAGCACCTTAATCGTCTGAAGGCTGACGCTCAATGGGCCAACCAACAACAACAGCGCCGTGAAACGCTGCTTGAGCAGCTGGAGCGGCACGCTCGCGGGGTCTGGGAGCCGCGTTACGAGGCGCGCCTGCGCCACCTGAAAAGCGCATGGAACGCACTCTCCAAATTACCCAGCTCAGAGCAAGAAGCACGCTACCAACAGGCCGTGCTGCGCTGTGATAAAACGCTCCACGATCGCGCCGCCGAAGAACACGCCCGCCAGTGGCAAGCAGAGCGCCAGCAGACCGCTGAAAACGAGCGTGAAGCGCTGCTCGATGCGTTTGCAGAAAGCCTTGACGGCGTGTGCGGCGGCCCAACTCTGGGCGCTCAGGATATCGACAGTCTGCACGCCGAGCGTCGGCTTTCCGGGCAACGTTGGCAGGCGCTTTCCGATATTCATCCACCAAGCGACGCCACCCGTGAACGCTACGCCCAGATCGTTAAGCGCTACGAACACTACGCCGCCGCCTGGCAGCGCTATATTGACGCTAGTACCGACCTGCAGGCCGCGCTCGATAACGCTGACGCCAACCTGCTGACCAAGCTGGCCGGCGCCTGCCAATGGCCGAACGCGCTACCGCCGCCGGCGCTGCTCGCGCGCGCTCGCGAAAGCCTTGACGCACTCAAGAAACCCGGGGCCGGAAGCGCTGCCCAACGCCTCGAACCGACAGCCGCGCTGGATACGCTACGCCACGAGCTCGACACGCTCGAACAACAGCTGGAACACGGCGCGTTTACCGATGCCAGCCGATTGCATCAGCGGCTGAAACCCCACGTTGACGCGCTGCACGATGCCAATGGTGCAGCGCTCAAAACGCGGCTTAAGCACCTTGGCGCACGGCTGGCGGAGCTGCGCGACTGGCGCGGCTTTGTTGCTGGCCCCAAACGCGAGCAGCTGTGCGCCGGCATTGAAGCCCTTGCCGCCAACACGCAGCTGATGGACGTCGCGCTGGATCGCCGCCACCGCCAACTGATCAAGGACTGGAAAGCATTGGGCGACGCTGCCGCAACGCGCGAACTCTCACGCCGCTTTCGCACTGCCTCCGACCGCATTCACCAGCGCCTGACGCCGTGGCGCGACACACTCACCCAGCAGCGCAGTACTAATCTGGCCGCCCGCGAAGCGCTTTGCGAACAGCTGGAAAAACTGCTTGAACAGCCCGCCGAAGACGCTGACCCTGATGCGCTGCGCCAGATTCGCGACCGCTCGCGCCACCAGTGGCGCGAGTATTCCCCCGTGCCACGCCAGCAGTCAGAAGCCGTAGGGCGGCGGTTTGGCCATGTACGCCACCGCTTGCAGGCGCTGATTGACCAGCGCGCCAAACATATTGCCGCGCAAAAACGTGCGCTGGTGGAGCAGGCTCAGGCATTGACCAACAGCAGCGAGCCGCTTGAAGCGCGCACCGCTCAGGCCAAAGTCCTTCAGCAGCAATGGCGCGCACTGGGCCGCGCACCCAAAGGCGACGAACAAACTCTGTGGCACGCCTTCCGTCGCGCCTGCGACCGCCTGTTCGCCGAGCGCGACGCGCACAAGAACGAGCGCGCGGAGCGTCAGCAACAACGCCTGGACGACATGCAGGCACTGCTTGACCGCATGGATGCCTGGCAGCCCGAAAGCGCTGCCGATGTTGCCACGCTGGATGCCTTGCTCAAACAGGCCGCAGCCCTTGAACCGCTGCCGCGTGGCCGCCGCAGCGAAGGCATGCAAAAACGCCTGAACGGCATTGCCCGCGCGCGCCGCGAGCGGCTTGGCCAGCTGGAGATCAACGCCGTGATTGCCCAGTGGCAGCATAGCGTGCCGCTACTCAACGCCCACCTTGCGGCTGACCAACAAGCGCTTGATGGCAAGCCAGGCCACAACGTGGATGCCCAACGCATACTCGGCGCACCGCTTCCGCCACGATTTAGCCATGCGCATCACCAGCGCAATGCCAGCCGCCCGCAGGCCACCGGCTTTGACGCCGACGCCCATGAAAAGCAGCGCGATCGCCTCGCCCGTCTGCGCGTTCACCTGTCACTGCTGGCCACCGGCCAGGTACAGGCAAGCGACGAGCCGCTGCGCCTGGCGATTCATGTCGAGCGCCTGAACGACGGGATTAGCCAAGAGCGCAGCCGCGCCAACGAGCTCAGCGGCATTCTCACCGCCCTGCTCGCGCTTGGCCCCATGCCCCAGACCCTGTGGGACGATACGGTCAACACCCTCGACGCCCTGCTGCTAAGGCTTACCGACCACCACGTGCCCCATGAATAATAGACGCGCTAACGCCAATCAAGAGATTGTGTGCACAAAAGGTTTGACATAACGGGAAAATAACGTAGTATGCGTCTCAGTTGATGCGGGGTGGAGCAGTCTGGTAGCTCGTCGGGCTCATAACCCGAAGGTCATCGGTTCAAATCCGGTCCCCGCTACCACTATTTCGAGAGGCAGATCAGTTACTTACTGGTCTGCCTTTTTTGTTTCTATGCGCCTTCTAAACGCCCTTCGGCCGGATTTAACATTACGTTCACGGCACGGACGATCACCTCGAGCCGCTGGTCGGTAAGCCGTCCATGGACCCGAGCTATGATGGTCCCGGAAGCATCCAGAATCAGGACAGCTGCAAGCTTGCTCGCAGCGGGAATATCGAGTGCCTCTTCCATGAGCTGCGAATCGAGAATCCAGGTCTGATCATAGTAGCGTTCCGGCACCGCTTCTCTGGCAAGGCCAATGGCATCCTCTTCGGACATGAAGAATGGCAGATCGATCGTCAGCACGGCACGAATACGCAGTGCCTTGACGTCTAGCGTCTTTCTCAGGGCTTGCGTCCACGCCTTCGTGGAGTCCCCTGCAGCCCTGGATGGCGTGATGATGAGTAGCGTCGGCTGACCAAGCAGAAGACTGCTGTCGACCTTCTCATAGGTCAGTGTGGTGGCGGTGAATGACTCCCACGGCACTTCGGTGTCAGCACCTCCTGCAGAAGTGAGCAATGAAGCCTGCATGACGAGGGTTAGTACGGCAGCTTTGAAATAGGATGGTCGCGACGCCTGGCGTCGGCGAGAATGGGTAGAAGTAACATCTTTCATAGACAGGCTCCGGACGAAAGAAACAATTAGCGCCGTCTATCCGTGCGTTAGAGTAACGGTTGGCGCCTATTCATATACGTTAGGCAATGTGGCTGACGAAGTCCATAGACTCACCCGTCGCCTATGCAGTCTGCCGGGTTATGGGCGCTCCGCACGGTGACGACGCCCATTTCTCTCAATTCTCTGTGTTGGCGTCGCCGGCCTGTCCGGGGGCCAGTGCGCCGATGGCTTTGGCATGGAAGGTTGCTGCGTCGGCCACGGCCGCAGCACCTGGGTCGTCCGGCAGTACGTTGAGCGCACTCACCGGATTCCCCGCCAGCGCCTCGATCACCGCATAGGCACTGTCGGCCAATGCCTTCGCGTTGTAGCCGCCTTCCAGCATCATCACCAGTCGGCCATCGCAGAGCTCATCGGCCAGGGCGCATATACTCTGGGTGACGGCGGCATAGCCGGTTTCGTCCATGGCGCAGACCATGTCGAGGTAATGACAGTCGAAGCCGGTTGATATCAGCAGAATTTCAGGCCGGAATGCGCGCGCCGCCGGACGTACCACCTGCTCAAACACAGCCTGCAGCGTGGCGTTGCCACTACCCACCGGTAGCGGTACGTTGAGGTTGTAACCAGCACCCGCTCCGGCGCCGGTTTCGGCCAACAGGCCGGAGCCCGGGTAGAACGGTGCCGCGCAGTGGCTATCAACCACCAGCACATTGGGATCGTCATAGAAAATGGCCTCGGTGCCGTTGCCGTGGTGCATGTCCAGGTCCCAGATCATGACCCGGTCATAGCCCAGCGCTTTGCGTGCATGCGCCGCGGTGACCGCCAGATTGTTATATAGGCAAAAACCCCGGGCACGGTCGGCCGGAGCATGGTGGCCCGGCGGGCGCACGATACAGAACGCTCGCCGGGCTTCACCGGCGGCGATAGCTTCGATCGCGCCGATCCCGGCGCCGGCCGCCAGGCGGGCCGCTGTCACGCTGCCAGGCGATACTGCGGTCGTGTCCTTGGCCAGCCAGCCGGATTGACCGTCCAGCGATTCGACATGGGCCACATAGGCCGCGTCATGTGCCCGCTCAAGCTGGGTGGCGCTGGCCGGGGCCAGGAGCATCCAGCGCACGCCGTCGATGGGCTCGAGAAGCAGCGAATCGACGATCGCGGTCAGGCGCTCCGGACGTTCCGGGTGCCTATAGGTGTCCAGGTTGCTGTTGGGATATTGCAGCTCAATCATCGCCTTGACGGCGTCGGTCCATTCGGGACGGCCAGGGTCCCAGCCGTGTGGATTGTGACCGAGCATGCGGAAATCGTAATAGATCAATACCGTCGTCGCCATAGCTGTCATCCTCCCGGCTTTTTGAGGTTGTGTTCATCAACGGCGATCGCCGCCACGCAAACCGGGTCGTGGCCGAGGAGCCTTTGGCTCGGTCGTCCGTCACTCATGTCGCTCCCCACCGGCGCAACTGTACACAGGGAAACTTCGACGCTGTGCGTTCTACCGTCTTGCGTTGCATGTCCAGGAACACGGTGACATAACGATGACCGCGTTTGGCTGCCGTTTCATCAAGTCCAACGGACTTGACCTGAGAGAGGTCCAGTTGATCGAGTATGCATCCGACATAGTGATACACGATGCGCCATAGCCGCTTGTCGGTGATCTCGATCAGCCGGACGGCGGCGAGCACCGGCATCTCCCTGATCAGGGCCATGGCGGCCTGTTCAAACAACAGGGTGAAGTCGCTACCGGGGCGGGCCCAGGGTACTTCGATCCGCTTAATGCCGTGCGTGGGGCACTTGGTGCGCGGCACCCGCGCATGCAGATAGCAGTGATGTTGAAAGAAGTTTAGGTGCCGCCAAATCTTGCGGATGAAATCATGGGCCGGGCAAGCTTCACTACACTCGGGGCAAGGGTAAAGGCTGCCACGTTCTGCCTCGACGGTGAGGTCCAAGCGATGGGGTGACACGGCGTATCCAGGTGCTGGTCCTTGAGAATCCAGGGCGCTTCAAGGCCCAAGCCGAGGGTCAGAATCTGGGTGCCTCCTGTCGTTGTGGAGGCCATATTTTGGTCCAGTTCAGGGGGTGAATTCCACACCCAACGTCGAAGAGCCGTATTTTTGTGACAAAACTCATGGTGGTAAATTGACATTAACCCACCTCAATGCCTTGTGAGAAAACACAGAAAGCCCATCAACCATAGGCTCTACAGGTGCATAACGTTGATTAACGACAAATGGTGCCAGCTAGGTATATCAGCCTCATAACCCGAAGGTCATCGGTTCAAATCCGGTCTCCCGCTACCAAACATTGAAAAGCCGGTTCTTTTGAGAGCCGGCTTTTTATTGCGTGTGTGCGTCTAACTTGAAGGTCATCGGTTTGCTCTTGTTTTCACACAGGCGGCCCTGATACCACTACTTTTATAGTAAAATCAATAATTTACTGATCCTCATTTTTTTGTCTGCCTTTTAAAATCCCTCTGTGCCCACCTTGCGCCCACGCTGGGCC
This window encodes:
- the minC gene encoding septum site-determining protein MinC, with the translated sequence MSLNVDSAEEAFTFKGGMLPMTVMELGSADPERIRQQLDNKLTQSPAFFQHTPVVLSVEKLDEPHLALERICAVCRDHKLLPVAVRGGADPVRQSAWALGLGWFAPVEEQRARRLASVEKTPATAPADAEAQVPEPPDAALASVTQTRLYRGTVRSGQQISAAEGDLVVVGAVNAGAEVLAAGNIHVYGALRGRALAGMHGNLDAGIYCRELNAELLSVAGNYKRLEDLDPQLLGEPVEVHFYQQQLEIKPLS
- a CDS encoding IS1380 family transposase; the protein is MFLTELDSRGPLAMGESLSPWTPSCNGSIRVELSGHRTTSDSGALLLREALDNSGMIDALDDHLVDHRDPDRVRHSLASQLRTLVLQRSMGWIDLSDTDTLRRDPLWQLACSDARGTTPLAQDRPSQATLSRLLTCLGRDDNIDTVHEGLLRLAVWRLTSLDGGERPEHLTLDIDGLPIDVHGHQGGSAFHGLYGARIYSPLVASLAETGDMVGGLLREGNAGPAENADTWIPHLVRRLNESTGAKVKVRIDAGFTDNDTLEALEDRDIEYLGRLRSHTGLQTLAAPHLKRPRGRPPEQPREWCHDLAYQAGTWPAPRRVVLVVQERPDDLLLHAFFLVTNLGKFNWPPEKVLALYRKRGSAEAHMGEVKSALDLHLSSTDRGVSTVQDVMARNEVNLLLTLCAYQVLHGLRCLLERQTRQGWSLKRMREQVLKVAATLTVHARRITVHLGDAADKWWPSLLKGLPRLTALT
- a CDS encoding DUF349 domain-containing protein, producing the protein MQGLLRRLFAPRWQHPRAEIRRQALDQLDPARADQRRALEALTHDREADIRLAALSALDDLNGLVAALPEQRDNTAWRHTLTRRLSGRDGHSDLATRQALLADIDDTPLLRSVALEGDNLDLRLAALARLEHENDLIYQACHNRVAAVRRAAAERVSSEAGLKQLLKESRRDRQVTRLAREHLNRLKADAQWANQQQQRRETLLEQLERHARGVWEPRYEARLRHLKSAWNALSKLPSSEQEARYQQAVLRCDKTLHDRAAEEHARQWQAERQQTAENEREALLDAFAESLDGVCGGPTLGAQDIDSLHAERRLSGQRWQALSDIHPPSDATRERYAQIVKRYEHYAAAWQRYIDASTDLQAALDNADANLLTKLAGACQWPNALPPPALLARARESLDALKKPGAGSAAQRLEPTAALDTLRHELDTLEQQLEHGAFTDASRLHQRLKPHVDALHDANGAALKTRLKHLGARLAELRDWRGFVAGPKREQLCAGIEALAANTQLMDVALDRRHRQLIKDWKALGDAAATRELSRRFRTASDRIHQRLTPWRDTLTQQRSTNLAAREALCEQLEKLLEQPAEDADPDALRQIRDRSRHQWREYSPVPRQQSEAVGRRFGHVRHRLQALIDQRAKHIAAQKRALVEQAQALTNSSEPLEARTAQAKVLQQQWRALGRAPKGDEQTLWHAFRRACDRLFAERDAHKNERAERQQQRLDDMQALLDRMDAWQPESAADVATLDALLKQAAALEPLPRGRRSEGMQKRLNGIARARRERLGQLEINAVIAQWQHSVPLLNAHLAADQQALDGKPGHNVDAQRILGAPLPPRFSHAHHQRNASRPQATGFDADAHEKQRDRLARLRVHLSLLATGQVQASDEPLRLAIHVERLNDGISQERSRANELSGILTALLALGPMPQTLWDDTVNTLDALLLRLTDHHVPHE
- a CDS encoding histone deacetylase family protein, which gives rise to MATTVLIYYDFRMLGHNPHGWDPGRPEWTDAVKAMIELQYPNSNLDTYRHPERPERLTAIVDSLLLEPIDGVRWMLLAPASATQLERAHDAAYVAHVESLDGQSGWLAKDTTAVSPGSVTAARLAAGAGIGAIEAIAAGEARRAFCIVRPPGHHAPADRARGFCLYNNLAVTAAHARKALGYDRVMIWDLDMHHGNGTEAIFYDDPNVLVVDSHCAAPFYPGSGLLAETGAGAGAGYNLNVPLPVGSGNATLQAVFEQVVRPAARAFRPEILLISTGFDCHYLDMVCAMDETGYAAVTQSICALADELCDGRLVMMLEGGYNAKALADSAYAVIEALAGNPVSALNVLPDDPGAAAVADAATFHAKAIGALAPGQAGDANTEN